GAATCGGGTGATGAGCCAACTGGACGACGACCCTAACCATGCCAAAATGGCGGCGGCACTGCTACTAACTTTACCTGGGAATCCTTTCATTTATTATGGAGAAGAAATCGGGATGCTGGGTGTGAAACCGGATGAAGGCATTCGGGAACCTATGGGTTGGTATGCAGAAGGTACCGGTAAGGGGCAAACCACTTGGGAAAACAGAAGCAACAACGAGGGTTCAGATTCAAGCAGTGTGGACATTCAGAATAGCAAGGGAGCATCACTACTGCAAAATTATCGAGATTTGATCGCCGTTCGGAATGAAGTGCCTGCTCTGCAGAATGGAAATATCCGGGATTATGCCTCCGGGAATTCCAGTATTACTGCCTTTGAACGTTTAACGACCAAAGAACGAGTATTAGTCGTTCACAATCTTAGCGGTCAAGAGCAGCATATGAAGCTTACTGCAAAAGGAAATGACGGAAATTATACGGCTATCTTGAAGGATTTATCTAAATCAGCAGCTCTAAATGGAGAAGAAATCACACTTCCTCCCTATTCTACGGTTATTCTTCAGCCTTAATCTAGCAATCTTTATGTTATCATAAGCTAATTTTAAGGTAAAATTAAGAAATGAGGGGTACTATTTGAATATGAAATACTTTTAGCGAGGTGATTTCAATGAGAATGGTCATAACGTTTCAGAACAAGTCTGTACCTGTGTATTTTACAACAGAAAATAAACAGCCCACTCAAAAAGTACTTCGATTGCTTACTAGCACCTTGGATCTCAAAATTCAAAAGGGCAAAAGCGCCCTGAAGAAATGTTTGAATTCTCTGATTAGTATCGAAATTAAAGGCTCGGAAGCTATATTGCACAGTTATAGTGAAAATGATTCATTAGCGCTATCCCTCTATTAAGAGGGGTAGCTTTTTTTTGTTTATTTTAACCTGTTTTAGGATTGCTCTTCTCCGCTTTTTCCGCCTTTTGAATCCGTAATTTGAAAAGCTTCACTAAATTCAGCCGCGTATGTTCCTCATGACAGTTATCCAGCTTCTTGATAATAAACCGGTCAATGGACATATCAATCGCTCCTTTTTAGTAACTGGCTTTTACAGGAAATGATTTCCTATTTCCATGTATCCCCTATTTAACCGGGTTTTTTCTCTTTTAAACGTCTAAACGTGAATTAAAAACGATAAATTTATTGGCTCAAAACCAAAATCAGTGATTGACCGTTTGTGAAACAAACCGCTACGGGTTCGGAGGGATCTTGCGATCGCTGTTAAAGCCTGATTTCTGGATTGTAAAATGAATTATAGGTTAAAATCGGGCTTTAAAGGCGAACACTGCCGTTTCTCCAGAATCCCTCCGACCCTCCGCTCTGTTCGCTCATAAAGTCAACCTCTGATTTTAAGATTGTACCCATTTATATCAGGTAGGAAATAAACAAGACCTCCCGTTCTTTAATGAAATCAGGGAAGTCTTGTTTTTTTAGATTCTAATGGCCCTTACAACTCTTCTATTTCCTTGCGCCAGCCTTTTCTGCCTGAACGAGAAGCGGTTACCTTGGATTGAGACACGTTTTTACGCTTTGCCTTTTCCTCTTTTACACTTTGGTACAACAATTCGCGCTGCGTTCTACGGTAGTTCAGTATGCGTTTTTCCTCCAGTTCCCCTGTTCGCACGGCTTCCAGTACGGCACATCCCTCTTCTTGCTCGTGACGGCAGTCACTGAACCGGCATCCTGATGCCAAGAGTATGATATCCCCGAAAGCCAGGTCGAGACCCCCGTCATCATTCCATAACTGCAGTTCCCGCATCCCGGGCGTATCGACAATAATGCCTCCTGCCGGCATAACAAACAGCTCACGATGGGTTGTTGTATGACGTCCGCGGCTGTCACCCTCTCTAACGTCTTGAGTACGCTGTACCGGCTTACCGCAGAGCCAGTTCACCAGCGTAGACTTGCCGCAGCCTGATGAACCTGTTAAAGCTACGGTCTGACCCTTGCCGATATAAGGCATGAGCGAGTCCCGTCCATTATCCTCCAAGGCGCTTACGGCGTGAACAGCTACCCCGGGTGCAACCCGTTCCATTTCAGCAATTTTCCGCTCTGAATCGAGACATAAATCCGCTTTAGTCAGCAGTATTACCGGACTCGCCCCGCTATTCCAAGCCATGATCAGGTATCTTTCCATTCTTCTGACATTGTAATCGTCATTCAAAGCGCTGACTAGAAATAAGGTATCGACGTTCGCCGCAATGATCTGTTCGGCTGTCACATTCCCTGCGGCTTGCCTGGAAATGACACTGTGCCTTGGAACGACACAGTGGACGATAGCATGATCGCCCGCATCCAGAAGGGTAAGCGCAACCCAATCGCCAATCGCGGGATAGCCTCCGGAATGACTTAGCTCAAATCGCAGTTTACCTGCCAACTCACCCCAAATCTCTCCAGCTTCGGTCATGACTCGAAATTTACTGCCGAAGTCACCGACAATCCGCCCAGGTACCAAGCCTTTATCCTCGTTATTATTACTTTCTATTTGACTCCACTTGCTGGACCAGCTTTGGTTCCAGCCATATTGTTCTATACTCAATGAATACCCTCCTAGAATGTTGTTTCATCCATCTTGCAATTCCATTCATTCCCTGTATCTGCGTATTCCGGGCACACAAAAAACCGCCGGAGTTCAAGCTCCGGCGGCAAATAACACCTTAGTGTCCTGAAAATTTCATCAGAACCCATGGTGATATAGACATACATAGATATAACTGCAGTATGGATGCAGAATATCTATGCATGCAAAAAAGCCGCCGGAACCCTACGGTCCCCGGCGGCTCTAAAAGGCATAAATGAGCATACCTGCTAAGCTGCGTTCCTTAAAGTCTGCAGCCGCTGTTCCCCGGAAGACACGTATTAATAACAGTTATTACCGATAAGGTCGCTCCTGTATAAACTGTCATATCACATCGTCTCCTTCCAGAATATTATGATGCCATCATAAACGGATCACAGAATGATGTCAACTGCAAATGTATTTTATACCATTACAATATTTCCTTAAGCTCATCCAGCTCATTAATAATTTTCCAAGGGCGAATATCCAGATGATCATCCCAGACATGATTCCTGCGAAGCCATATTCCTTCCATCCCAGCCTTTCCAGCCCCCCAAATATCGTTGA
Above is a window of Paenibacillus wynnii DNA encoding:
- the rsgA gene encoding ribosome small subunit-dependent GTPase A, with amino-acid sequence MSIEQYGWNQSWSSKWSQIESNNNEDKGLVPGRIVGDFGSKFRVMTEAGEIWGELAGKLRFELSHSGGYPAIGDWVALTLLDAGDHAIVHCVVPRHSVISRQAAGNVTAEQIIAANVDTLFLVSALNDDYNVRRMERYLIMAWNSGASPVILLTKADLCLDSERKIAEMERVAPGVAVHAVSALEDNGRDSLMPYIGKGQTVALTGSSGCGKSTLVNWLCGKPVQRTQDVREGDSRGRHTTTHRELFVMPAGGIIVDTPGMRELQLWNDDGGLDLAFGDIILLASGCRFSDCRHEQEEGCAVLEAVRTGELEEKRILNYRRTQRELLYQSVKEEKAKRKNVSQSKVTASRSGRKGWRKEIEEL